A single genomic interval of Macadamia integrifolia cultivar HAES 741 chromosome 6, SCU_Mint_v3, whole genome shotgun sequence harbors:
- the LOC122082800 gene encoding metalloendoproteinase 4-MMP-like, which translates to MFPFFSYSLSSFFTFFIFFSFSLLLLSHPCFPARPSPGSLTEKSTVLTADHINATWHQFQKFLDASTGSHVTGLSELKKYFKLFGYIAALDTNVTDTFDERLESAVIRYQSKLGLPVTGKLDLDTLSQIMLPRCGMSDTHELHTTRHFAYFPGEPRWNRPNPMSLSYAFSPDHMISYLTASDMRAVFQRAFSRWAAVIPVSFYEAQDYHSADVKIGFYSGDHGDGQPFDGVLGVLAHAFSPESGRFHLDAAETWAVDFGNQKSRMAVDLESVATHEIGHVLGLGHSSVKEAIMYPSLIPRTKKVDLRVDDVEGVQALYGSNPNFRFSSLLASETSSNQAVGSINRTPKWPTALILLILCLCI; encoded by the coding sequence ATGTTTCCCTTTTTCagttattctctctcttccttcttcaccttcttcatcttcttctccttctctctcctcctcctctcccacCCTTGTTTTCCCGCCAGACCGTCACCGGGATCGTTAACTGAAAAATCAACCGTTTTAACCGCCGACCACATCAACGCCACATGGCATCAATTCCAGAAGTTCCTCGACGCTTCAACGGGCAGCCACGTCACCGGTCTATCGGAGCtgaaaaagtatttcaaactcttCGGTTATATCGCCGCACTCGACACAAACGTCACCGACACGTTCGACGAACGGCTTGAATCAGCGGTGATCCGATACCAATCGAAACTTGGCCTTCCGGTCACCGGTAAACTCGACTTGGATACGCTTTCCCAGATTATGTTGCCTAGGTGTGGCATGAGCGACACACACGAGTTACACACGACTCGGCACTTCGCTTACTTCCCAGGTGAGCCGAGATGGAATCGTCCGAATCCAATGAGTCTTAGTTATGCGTTCTCACCGGATCATATGATAAGCTATTTGACCGCGTCGGATATGCGAGCAGTCTTTCAACGAGCTTTTTCACGGTGGGCTGCTGTTATACCTGTAAGTTTCTACGAGGCACAGGATTATCATTCCGCTGATGTCAAGATTGGTTTCTATAGTGGAGATCATGGAGATGGACAGCCGTTCGATGGGGTTCTTGGGGTACTCGCACATGCCTTCTCTCCTGAGAGCGGGAGGTTTCACTTAGATGCAGCGGAGACGTGGGCGGTTGATTTTGGAAATCAGAAATCAAGGATGGCCGTTGATTTGGAATCTGTAGCAACACATGAGATTGGACATGTGTTAGGGTTGGGCCACTCGTCAGTTAAAGAGGCTATTATGTACCCTAGCTTGATCCCAAGAACTAAAAAGGTGGACTTGAGGGTTGATGATGTGGAGGGAGTACAGGCCCTGTATGGGTCAAACCCGAATTTCCGGTTCAGTTCTTTGCTGGCTTCTGAAACTTCGTCAAATCAAGCCGTTGGTTCAATAAACCGGACCCCAAAGTGGCCCACTGCACTCATACTCTTGATATTGTGTTTgtgtatataa